The Pseudodesulfovibrio cashew genomic sequence GCCGATCATGAAGCGAAGTGTCAGAATGCCCGCCAGGAGGATGATGACCTTGGAAATTTCCTCGCTTTTGGGAACGTTGCCCTCTTCCCTCTGTTTCTTTCGCCGTTTCTCTGTGGCTTTTTCCGTTTTGCTCGGATCTTTCTGGGGCATACCGCTTCTCTTCCTAGAATGTATTCGGGCCAGCTGCCTGCATGACAGTGCGGAAAATCTCGCTGAGGAGCCCGATGAAGTCGCTTACGTAGTTGGCCATGATGGTGAACAGGAATCCCAGGAAAAAGAAGCCTACGGTGACCTTGATGGGGAAGCCCAGGACCAGGACGTGCATTTGCGGTGCGGCTCTGGCAATGAGCGCCAGGGAAAGATCCACCAGGAACAGGGCGGCCATGACTGGGGCCGCGATCTTGATGGCGAGGATGAACATCAGGTTGGAGAATTCCAGGATGTGTTTGGACAGCCCCGGGGTCAGGAGCAGTCCGCCGGGAGGAATGTACTTGAAGCTTATGCCTACGGCATTGAGAAGCTCCAGGTGTCCGTTGAGCACCAGAAAGGTGAGCATGGTGCACATGTAGAGGAAGTGAGCAGTGGCTGCGTTGGACGTACCGGTGATGGGGTCCACGACGTTGACCATTGAAAATCCCATCTGGAATCCGATTATCTGTCCGCCGAATTGGACCGCTCCAAAGAGGAATTGGACAAGCAGTCCGAGCATGAGGCCGAGGATGATTTCACCGAGAAGCATCAGGACGATTCCGGTGCCCGTGCCCGGGAACATGGTGCCCGGGAAGGATAGTTGCGGCCAGAGCGCGGCGGACAGGGCAAGAACCAAAGCGGCCTTGACTGTCTTGGGGATGGATTGGCCTCCGAAAAAAGGCAACAGGAAAAGGACGATGCTGACCCTGAAGAGTGTCAGCAGAAAGCTGAGGATGCTGTCTGGATTGAAACCGAATAAATCCATATCATCACCGTTGCAAAACCCGCACCACCCCAGCGCGCCCGGGGCTTGCCGTTTTGCGGGGCGAAAAACCTGCGCTTGTTGTCAAAGAAATAGCCCTCCCGGAATCAAGCGTTCCAAGAGGGCCGGTATTGATCATTGCTGATGAACGCTAGTTCAGAATGTAGCGCTTCGGGTTGACCGGAACTCCGTTGAGTCGGACCTCGTAGTGCAGGTGAGGACCGGTGGAGCGCCCCGTGCTGCCTACGTAGCCGATCAGCTCACCGCGGGTAACCACCTTGCCGCTTTTGACCGCGATACGGTGCAGGTGGGCGAAGCGAGTGGTCAGGCTGGCGTTGTGCTTCAG encodes the following:
- the fliR gene encoding flagellar biosynthetic protein FliR, which encodes MDLFGFNPDSILSFLLTLFRVSIVLFLLPFFGGQSIPKTVKAALVLALSAALWPQLSFPGTMFPGTGTGIVLMLLGEIILGLMLGLLVQFLFGAVQFGGQIIGFQMGFSMVNVVDPITGTSNAATAHFLYMCTMLTFLVLNGHLELLNAVGISFKYIPPGGLLLTPGLSKHILEFSNLMFILAIKIAAPVMAALFLVDLSLALIARAAPQMHVLVLGFPIKVTVGFFFLGFLFTIMANYVSDFIGLLSEIFRTVMQAAGPNTF